A stretch of Bradyrhizobium sp. CCBAU 53338 DNA encodes these proteins:
- a CDS encoding molybdopterin-synthase adenylyltransferase MoeB, producing MLSPDELERYARHIVLRDVGGPGQAALKRASVLVIGAGGLGAPALMYLAAAGVGTLGVVDDDVVSLSNLQRQVIHTTPDIGRHKVESAAERIAALNPHVNFVGHATWLNADNALSLIGDYDLVLDGSDNFSTRYLASDACFFAKRPLITAALGTFDGSLTTIRAHETNEQGEFNPTYRCLFPEAPPPGTVPACAEAGVMGALAGVMGSMMALEAIREIVGFGDGLVGRLLMIDARAMRFETLRYARDPANPLNGDGPVMSDLSAHRVGG from the coding sequence GTGCTGAGCCCGGACGAACTTGAACGCTATGCCCGCCATATCGTGCTGCGCGATGTCGGCGGCCCCGGCCAGGCCGCGCTGAAGCGGGCCTCCGTGCTGGTGATCGGCGCCGGCGGGCTCGGCGCGCCCGCGCTGATGTACCTGGCTGCCGCCGGCGTCGGAACGCTCGGCGTGGTCGATGACGACGTGGTGTCGTTGTCCAATCTTCAGCGCCAGGTGATCCACACGACGCCCGACATCGGCCGGCACAAGGTCGAGAGCGCGGCTGAGCGGATCGCGGCGCTCAATCCGCATGTGAATTTCGTTGGTCATGCCACGTGGCTCAATGCCGACAATGCGCTGAGCCTGATCGGCGATTACGATCTCGTGCTCGACGGGTCCGACAATTTCTCGACCCGCTATCTGGCCTCGGACGCCTGCTTCTTTGCGAAGCGGCCGCTGATTACCGCGGCGCTCGGCACGTTCGATGGTTCACTCACCACCATCCGTGCGCACGAGACGAACGAGCAGGGCGAGTTCAATCCGACCTATCGCTGCCTGTTTCCGGAGGCGCCGCCGCCCGGCACCGTGCCGGCCTGCGCCGAAGCCGGCGTCATGGGTGCGCTTGCGGGCGTGATGGGCTCGATGATGGCGCTGGAGGCAATCCGCGAGATCGTCGGTTTCGGCGACGGCCTGGTCGGCCGCCTCCTGATGATCGATGCGCGCGCGATGCGCTTCGAAACGCTGCGCTACGCGCGCGACCCGGCCAATCCGCTCAATGG